The following nucleotide sequence is from Tardiphaga alba.
TGCCTGCCGCCTCGATCGTACTCGACGTGTAAACGATAGGTTGGCATGGCAGCTCCTTCTCTCCGAAGATTCTACCGGAGAAACGTCAAAACCTTTGTCTCTTTCCCGACACCAATTGCGTTCTTTTCGCGGAATGTTCGGTGTTCAACGCGCAGCAGCGGTTCCTATTGCGAATGTTCGCAGGCCGGTACTATAGTTGATCGCCGGCAGGGGAGAATTTCAGTCGGAAAAAGTATATTAAGTACCGGCACCAGCCGCCGAGCGCCAATGCCGGCGGCTTTTTGCTGCAGCACGCAAAAGTGGCCTGCTGCCATCGACGGTGAAGGTCCGCTCGAAGGCAAGCCTCGGCAGGACCGTCTTGCGAGTTTGCAGGGGTGGAGAGGATGGCTGCTTCACCGTTTAGGGCGACGGATCACTGGCGCCCTTTCGCTTCTCTCGTTCGGGTCCTGGCCAAAGGGAACTGAACAGACAGTCGTTTTCGTCGAGCTATTCGGAGCCGAATTCAGCAGCAGCGATTTTTGCCGCGACCGTGAGTTCATGCAGGGTACGGCGTCCCGCTTCCGCGCACTCGACGATCTTCTCGCCGATGCGCTTGCGCGCTCCGTGATCCGACCTGAGATTTATCGGGAGACTTTCACAGCCCCGCTCGAGCGCAACTTCCATGTTTGCCTTCGTACGATCGTTGAATGATTCAACAAAGAACATCATCGCCTCTCGCCCGTCGGTACGGCGACCCCCGGCACGGAGCCGCCCTTTCCGTGAGATAAACAAATCGATCGGTGTGTACCACCGCGACCTATGGTGCATCGCAAAAGAGGTATCGATCAGCGATGAAAGGCGGTAGCTCCACCGGAAGATGCAACGGCGCCACGGATCTTCTCTATCGCCCTCTCTTCGATCTGGCGTACGCGCTCCCTTGAGATGCCCATTTCGGCGCCGAGCTCATCGAGAATCAACGGGTGATCGGTGAGCCACCTTGCACGAATGATGCGCTGCTCTCTTAGGGAAAGGCCGCACAATGCCTGTTCGAGCGCTTGCCGACGCCGAGCGCTATCGCTCCGCTCGCGTAGGATTCCTCCACATCCATATCGTGAGTAAGACGGTCCTGCCATTCCATGCCGTCATCGTCGTCATAGGGCAACGTCGCGTTCAAGGATATGTCTCCCTGGAGGCGCCGATTCATGTCAACGACTTCGCTTTCGGGCGCGTCCAGACGTCGCGCGATGCTAGATACATGCTCGGGCAGCATATCGCCTTCCTCGAGCGCCCCTATCTTGCTCTTGAGTCGGCGCAGATTGAAGAAGAGGCGCTTCTGGGAATTGGAGGCGGCGACCCGGACGATCGACCATGATCGCAGAAGGTGTTCGTGGATTGTCGCCTTGATCCACCAGGTTGCATACGTCGCGAGCCGGAAGCCGCGATCCGGGTCAAACTTTTTGACGGCCTGCATCAGTCCGATATTGCCCTCCGAGATGAGGTCGGAGATCGGTAACCCATAGCCGCGATATCGCATAGCGATCTTCGCGACGAGACGCAGATGGCTGGTCACCAACTGGTATGCAGCCTCTTCGTCGCCGTCTTCTCGAAGCTTTCGCCCGAAGAAAACCTCCTTCGGCGTCAGAAGGGGAAAGCGTTTGATCGTGTTCATGTAGCGTGTGAAACCGTCCCCCGTATCCAGGGCGGGAAGAGCCGTGGCGGCCATTGTCGAACTCCGTGATGCGCGTCAAAAGAAAGCCCACGCGCCGAATACAGGCGCGCGGGTTTGGAGCCACCGTCAGGCGGCCTTCGCTTCCAGTTGTTCGAAGCTGCTGCTACCCGGCTGTCCGATCGGAATGCTTCGCGGCTTCATGGCCTCTGGCACTTCACGCATCAGACCGATCCGCAGCAAACCGTTGTCGAAGTTCGCCTCGGTGACCTTGACGTGGTCGGCCAGGTTGAACTGCCGCTTGAAGCCGCGCGCCGAGATTCCCTGGTAGAGCAGATCGCGCTTCTGCTCGTCCTTGCGGCCTTCGACCGTCAAAACGTTCTGCTCGGCCGTCAGGGAAATGTTCTCGGGAGAGTAGCCAGCCAGTGCGAGCGAGATGCGGTAGCGGTCATCGCCGAGACGTTCGATATCGTAGGGCGGAAAGCCCTCCTCATTGGAGCGCTGCGTCGCGTCCAGAAGATCGAAAAGGCGATCGAAGCCGATGCTCGAGCGCCAGAGCGGGGCGAAGTCGTAGTTTCTCATAGCCAAATCCTCCTTTGAGCAAGATGGGTATGAGCAGACGCCGGACACCACCGGCGCCCGCCTCCGTCGGACCCTATGGGCGTCCGACATCCGATATCTAGAAAAACTCGCAGCGCGATTTCAAGGGCCGACCTAAATTTTTTTGAGGCTGCATATCCTTGCGGACTGGGTCGAACCGTGCGTTCCGGATCTGCGGTCGCGCAACCATTCGGTAGTTGTTTTTTTGTCGTGTCTGCAAGGCTGAGAGAGCCGGCGGGATGGCGGTGAAGATCGGTCCGCGCGTCACCTCGCAGGACTGTTCGGCATGCGGGTCGAAGGTAGTGAAGACTTTTGGCGGAGCGGGTCCACCGCTACGCCTGCGGCTCGACGCTTGATCGCGACGTCAACGCGGCGAAGAACGTAAGCAGCGGGCCTTCGCGGCCCACGGGCGCGGCAGGGCGCCCGGGGACGTCAACGTGGGGAATGAGCCCGAGCGTCGTCCCGGAAGCGCGGTGTCCGAAGCGGCTTGGCCGGCTCGGCCCGAACCAGGATATCGCGTGGATTCCGCACGATAATCAGAATGGCCGCTGAATGTTTCATCCTTCAAGGATTGGAACCGGGCGTGTTCGAAGATGTTGGAAGAACCCGTCACCAACATGTGAGGATTTGCATGAAACCGATCTCCAATCTCATCGTAGCCGCCGCTCTGCTCGCGTCCGGAGCC
It contains:
- a CDS encoding Hsp20 family protein; translation: MRNYDFAPLWRSSIGFDRLFDLLDATQRSNEEGFPPYDIERLGDDRYRISLALAGYSPENISLTAEQNVLTVEGRKDEQKRDLLYQGISARGFKRQFNLADHVKVTEANFDNGLLRIGLMREVPEAMKPRSIPIGQPGSSSFEQLEAKAA
- a CDS encoding zinc ribbon domain-containing protein, coding for MFFCRVCKAERAGGMAVKIGPRVTSQDCSACGSKVVKTFGGAGPPLRLRLDA